The nucleotide window ttttgaaaaatacacatttttttccaAGACGTTTcaaactctgactttggaccaaatCATTAGGATGGCCCATATGTGATGTGTGCTGTGAATTCATTCACTTTCTGAGTAGCTGCTTTGAAAGCAAGAGTACATTTGAGAATATGGCTTACCTCGTCTGGTGGTAAAATGAGCTTATTGTTGTTCAGTAACAGTTTTTTCAATGTAACAAGTCTCGAAATTCCAGATGGCAAAACTACTAAATCCCGATGACTCATGTTTAGACTCTCCTGTCGTTTGTTAAGACATTCAAGTACGATATCATCCCCGTCCATTTTGATCTCatttaacaaaaacacaaaaattcacaaaaacaGACGGTAATGAATAAAGCTGGACGCGTCATCATCACCATGGTTACATGCAACTTCCGGCATAGTGATATTTATCGATTACTATATTAATGCAAGAAAGGTCGTTGgagaatttttatttgtttattctatAAGGACAATGTTAAAATGCAGAAAGCAGTTACTGATTGCAGTTCTCTGTGTTATTTTGTACAGACTGCGCTTTAACTGCACAGCGCGCCGTTTTGATGTTCTTGAATGGCGTACCGGAAAACAGGAAGAAGTGGGATGGCCGTGAGGGACGTCAGTGCATATGAGCGAAAGCGCGCATGATCCGTACAGGAGCTGAATGAGTATATGTACTAGGAATACCTAGGTTTTCTAGAGTTTGGCTGTACGTGTATAAGAGAACAAAATGGAGAAAGACAATCTCACCCTCGTCCTGCACGCTAAAGGAGACCTCAGATTGGTATGACATTGTGCATTTTAGATTTAGACAGAAGATTTTGCAACCCTTGAATTTACGATTTATAAATGCagattttctatatctttaacagGAACAGCGTCCCATTCCAGAACCAGGACCAAATGGTATATATTTATCACTTTTAGTAATATTTCCAAATGCATTgttcaatatttgtatttttttctgccTTCTTTACTAAAGAGGTGTTACTTCAGATGCATTCTGTGGGCATCTGTGGATCAGACGTGCACTATTGGCAGAATGGCCGCATCGGCGACTATGTATTAAAACAGCCAATGGTATTGGGACATGAAGCCTCTGGTCGTGTGGTGAAAGTGGGCTCTGCTGTGACGCACCTCAAAGCAGGTTAGTTCTCTCTTTAGTTGGCTTAGTTTTTAATATTAAGTCAGTTACACTCAGATTAAGtgagttttcattcattttcttttGTATTCAACAGGGGACAGAGTTGCCATTGAGCCTGGAGTTCCTCGTGAAGTAGATGAGTACTTTAAATCTGGACACTACAATCTGTCTCCCAGCATATTTTTCTGTGCCACTCCTCCAGATGATGGAAACCTATGCAGATACTACAAACACAATGCAAACTTCTGCTACAAGTCAGATCACTATTACCGGATGGTTTACTGTATTTAATGAGAAAGCATTCATGTTGCTTTGATTTCTTTGCATAATAATCATGTATATACTTGTGTGTTTGCAGGCTTCCCGATAATGTGACTTATGAGGAGGGAGCACTGATCGAACCCCTGTCAGTGGGAATTCATGCCTGCAAGAGGGCAGGAGTCTCTCTTGGAAGCTCAGTGTTTGTCTGCGGTGCAGGTCAGTGCTCTACAATGATAGATCTTTATGGAACTGTTACACATTAACTAGCCAATCAGCATAATGACCTCTGACTTCTTGGCCACTGCTACTTTTGTGTAGTGTTCCAGGACTGTAATACAACTGTTGCTTATTAAGCTAATATCGCATTTGTATAACATCACTTTTGGAATGTGTGACTGGttatacagtttaagtcaaaagtttacataccttgctgaatctgcaaaatgttaattatgttaattattttccaaaataagaaggattatacaaaatgcatgttttttttatattgtactgacctgaataagatatttcacataaaaaagttcagttgttctcagtgtaaaaagatggatctcaaaatgttaatgtcttttatgtgaaataccttattcaggtcaatactaaataaaaaataacatgcattttgtattgtatgatccctcttattttggtcaatttagcaaggtgtatgcaaacttttgacttaaacagTAGCTAAAAATAGACTATGTTTGTTTTTATCAACATAGGACCAATTGGGCTGGTGTCCTTGTTGGCGGCCAAAGCCATGGGTGCTTCCCAAGTAATAATAAGCGGTAATGTATATATTCAGTATGTATAAAAGGgaattatatatgtataaattGCATAAATAAAGTCTATTTTTTAATCTGTATTTGTAGACTTGTCCTCTGATCGGCTTGCCAAGGCTAAAGAGATGGGGGCAGACTTCCTGCTTCATGTGAAGAAAGAGGACGGACCAAAGGACATGGCCAAAAAAGTGGAGGGAATGCTGGGTTGCATGCCTCAAATCAGCATAGAATGCACTGGAGTGCAGAGCAGCATTCAGACAGCCATCTATGTGAGTTTAATGACAAAAACAAAGTCATACTGCAGAAAGTTTTCGTGCTAAAATCATAAATCATACTTGAATGGTGTTTTTGTCCAGGCTACTCATTCTGGAGGAGTGGTGGTGCTGGTTGGGCTTGGTTCCGAGATGACCACCGTGCCTCTTCTCAACGCATCTGTCAGAGAAGTTGACATCAGAGGTGTATTCCGCTACTGTAATACGTAAGTAGATTTGTTTTAGTATGTACAATGTTTAtgtacatttcaaaataaaagtttattccATTACACACTTATTGATCAtattccttttttgttttttcccaGCTGGCCGGTAGCTATTTCTATGTTGGCGTCCAAGAAGTTGAACGTCAAGCCCCTGGTCACCCACCGTTTCCCACTGGAGCAGGCTGCGCAGGCCTTTGAAACCACCCACCAGGGTCTTGGGGTTAAAGTCATGTTAAAATGTGACAAGAATGACCAAAACCCATGAGATTGACTCTTAGACCTGATTATTGCCTAGCTACAGTCACTTGAATACATTTGCTTAATCCAgctgatttaaaaagtaacattacCATGTGATCTCAGGTACAGCAGTTACAGGAATTCAGTGATTCTTTTTCACAGTGGATGTAATTATTTATCATCTCAATTGCATTAATGTAGCAGTTTACTCTAGCAAAGTGTTTATAAACAAACCTCTTGTTATTATATAATCATGAAAATGAGTATTAAATGCAATTTTATGCAACATTGTCAGAGTGCAGTTTTTAATGTAATGATATAATAATAACTGGccttttttactatttacaatttACTTATCTTAACACTGAACCAAAGATTCATGATACAAAGATACTTTTGATCGATTTGATTTCAATGACCTGAGAAAATAGGACGATTTGTTCTGCCAAAAAGTAGCATCGGTGTGTGAGGGAAAGCGTTTGTGCTCAAGACAGAACCAAATTATTATGAGAATGGACCCTACTGAACAGCCATTCTGTATGTGTGAGTGAAGAAAAGACAGCCTCTCTGTGGTTCTGCACTCTAAAGGAAATCTCAGGCTGGTATGatatttaattcttttttttagtttgaaTGCATTGCATTTGTAATTTATAATTGCATGTTTTGATGAGCCGAAGAAACttctataaaaaacattaaagatcttacttttcaaaaaatGTTGACTGGAGGTGTATAATGAGAGAGGCCATGGCACATTAATTCTATGAATTTTAATCATAATCCTGATAACTTGACCCACGAGGAGGGAGCCCTGATTCAACCCCTCTCAGTAGGCAGAAGGGCAGGAGTCACTCTTGAAAGCTCAGTGTTTGTCTCCAGTGCAGGTCAGTGGTGTGTAATGATTGCACGTGTTTATGCATCTGTTACACATTAACAAGCCAATCAGTGTAATGACCTCTGACTACATGGCCACTGCTACTTAGTGTGTTAGGAAAGTAAAACAGCtgatgtttattaatttattatcacTTGATAATATGCTATATTTTCAGAATGCTATCTGTGTAACACGACTTCTGGGATATGTGACTGATtctagcaaaaaataaaaattattatatatatttttttttatcaacatgGGACCAATTGGACTAGTGTCTTTATTGGTGACCAAAACAATGGGTGCTTCACAAGTGCTGATAAGTGGTAATGTATATATTCAGTATGTATAAAAGGGAATTATGTTTGTATAAATTGTGTATATGAATGAAGTGTGTTTTTTAGCTGTATTTGTAGACTTGTCCTCTGGTCGGCTTGCCAAGGCTAAAGAGATGGGGGCAGACTTCCTGCTTCATGTGAAGAAAGAGGATGAACCAAAGTGGAGGGAATGCTGGGTTGCATGCCGCAAATCAGCATAGAATGCACTGGAGTGCAGAGCAGCATTCAGACAGCCATCTATGTGAGtttaatgacaaaaacaaaatcatACTGCAGAAAGTATTCGTGCTGAAATCATAGATAATACTTAAACCTTGTTTTTGTGCTAATGATGGTGTTTTTGTCTAGGTTACTCATTCTGGAGGAGTTGTGGTGCTGGTTGAGTTTGGTGCTCAGAAAACCACCATGCCTCTTCTCAGTGCATCTGTCAGAGAAGTTGACATCAGAGGTGTATTCCACTACTGTAATACGTAAGTCTGGAAattcacatacagttgaagtcaaaagtttacatacaccttaaagaatctgcaaaatgttaattattttaccaaaataagagggatcctacaaaatgcatgtaattttttatttagtactgacctgaataagatttttcacttaaaggacatttacatatagtccacaagagaaaatgatagttcaatttataaccctgttcaaaaagtttacatacacttgactcttaattctgtgttgtttagagatagttgttcatgagtcccttgtttgtcctgagcagttaaactgcctgctgttcttcagaaaaatccttcaggtctcacaagtTCTTTggcttttctgcatttttgtgtatttaaaccttttccaacaatgactgtatgatttttaggtccatcttttcacactgaggacaactgagagactcatatgcaactattacagaagatccaaacactcactgatgcttca belongs to Garra rufa chromosome 3, GarRuf1.0, whole genome shotgun sequence and includes:
- the sord gene encoding sorbitol dehydrogenase, coding for MEKDNLTLVLHAKGDLRLEQRPIPEPGPNEVLLQMHSVGICGSDVHYWQNGRIGDYVLKQPMVLGHEASGRVVKVGSAVTHLKAGDRVAIEPGVPREVDEYFKSGHYNLSPSIFFCATPPDDGNLCRYYKHNANFCYKLPDNVTYEEGALIEPLSVGIHACKRAGVSLGSSVFVCGAGPIGLVSLLAAKAMGASQVIISDLSSDRLAKAKEMGADFLLHVKKEDGPKDMAKKVEGMLGCMPQISIECTGVQSSIQTAIYATHSGGVVVLVGLGSEMTTVPLLNASVREVDIRGVFRYCNTWPVAISMLASKKLNVKPLVTHRFPLEQAAQAFETTHQGLGVKVMLKCDKNDQNP